A genomic window from Cytobacillus suaedae includes:
- a CDS encoding (2Fe-2S)-binding protein has product MVTKLQHDELEQLKNFRLTEEAYLSELSISIKGLLNKTELHPFLLKLQGNLNSPDLKVTASMLVKRYGFFAVLSLYSMTILNKGLNVKIDNISLENNEEKELSVWLPNFRLENLDVSVAGSDRAGWRDNYLKMLFSEHIYKVVSALSKETKISKLVLWENIAIYIFWLYDMLLEDERFSDMRRDQIQEDYLYVVENAPGDLFGPYNKNPLSRYYTPKTFFPEHDKEIRVRKTCCFYYQTTEAQDDHCLTCPITCKRK; this is encoded by the coding sequence ATGGTCACAAAACTTCAACATGACGAATTAGAACAATTAAAAAATTTTCGTCTAACAGAGGAAGCCTACCTTTCTGAATTATCTATTTCGATTAAAGGGCTACTAAACAAGACGGAGTTACATCCATTTTTACTTAAATTACAAGGTAACCTTAATTCGCCTGATCTCAAGGTAACAGCATCTATGCTTGTTAAAAGATACGGATTTTTTGCAGTATTATCCTTGTATTCTATGACGATATTAAACAAAGGACTAAATGTAAAAATAGATAACATTTCATTAGAAAACAATGAAGAGAAAGAACTATCTGTTTGGTTACCTAATTTTCGTTTAGAGAATTTAGATGTATCTGTGGCAGGATCTGATCGCGCTGGCTGGCGAGATAACTACCTGAAAATGCTGTTTTCAGAACATATTTATAAGGTAGTTTCTGCTCTTTCAAAGGAAACAAAAATTTCTAAGTTAGTCCTCTGGGAGAACATCGCAATCTACATCTTTTGGCTATACGATATGCTATTAGAAGACGAGCGCTTTTCTGATATGCGGCGAGATCAAATCCAAGAGGATTATTTATATGTGGTGGAAAATGCGCCTGGTGATCTGTTTGGGCCTTATAACAAGAATCCACTTTCAAGATACTATACACCAAAGACGTTTTTTCCAGAGCATGATAAAGAGATCCGAGTTCGAAAGACGTGTTGCTTCTATTATCAAACAACCGAAGCACAGGATGACCATTGTTTAACCTGTCCAATAACATGTAAAAGAAAGTAA
- a CDS encoding acetyl-CoA C-acetyltransferase produces MREAVIVAGARTPVGRSKKGTLANVRPDDLGALVVRETLKRAGNYEGNIDDLIIGCSMPEAEQGLNMARNIGALAGLEHSVPAITINRYCSSGLQAIAYGAERIMLGHSDTIIAGGAESMSLIPMMGHTVRPNLRLAETKPQYYMGMGHTAEQVAVKYGISREEQDAFAVRSHERAAAAIAAGHFVDEIVPVEVTNRIVGDDMKIREQKLLFSQDEGVRPGTTVEVLSKLRPAFNVKGTVTAGNSSQTSDGAAAVMVMDREKAESLGLKPIARFRSFAVAGVPPEIMGIGPVAAIPKALKIAGLELSDIDLFELNEAFASQSIQVIRELGMDEEKVNVNGGAIALGHPLGCSGAKLTLTLLHELQRRNQQFGMVTMCIGGGMGAAGIFEML; encoded by the coding sequence GTGAGAGAAGCGGTCATCGTAGCAGGAGCTAGAACACCCGTTGGAAGATCTAAAAAAGGTACACTCGCAAATGTACGTCCAGACGATTTAGGGGCTCTTGTAGTTAGAGAGACTTTAAAACGTGCGGGTAACTATGAAGGTAATATTGATGATTTAATCATTGGATGTTCAATGCCAGAAGCAGAGCAAGGTTTAAACATGGCAAGAAATATTGGTGCATTAGCTGGGTTAGAACATTCAGTGCCAGCCATTACAATTAATCGTTACTGTTCATCAGGTTTACAAGCCATTGCCTATGGTGCAGAGCGTATCATGTTAGGTCATTCAGATACGATTATAGCTGGTGGAGCTGAATCGATGAGTTTAATTCCAATGATGGGGCACACAGTTAGACCAAATCTTAGACTTGCTGAAACAAAACCTCAATACTATATGGGAATGGGACACACTGCTGAGCAAGTTGCAGTAAAATATGGAATTTCTCGTGAAGAACAAGATGCATTTGCAGTTCGAAGTCACGAACGTGCAGCTGCGGCAATAGCAGCAGGTCACTTTGTTGATGAGATTGTGCCTGTTGAAGTAACAAACCGTATTGTCGGTGACGACATGAAGATAAGAGAGCAAAAGCTATTATTCTCTCAAGATGAAGGTGTTCGTCCAGGCACAACTGTTGAAGTGTTATCAAAACTTCGCCCGGCATTTAATGTAAAAGGGACAGTAACAGCTGGTAACTCTTCACAAACAAGTGACGGAGCTGCTGCAGTTATGGTGATGGATCGTGAAAAAGCAGAGTCGCTTGGGCTGAAGCCAATTGCAAGATTCCGTTCGTTTGCAGTTGCAGGAGTGCCACCAGAAATTATGGGAATTGGTCCGGTTGCAGCCATTCCAAAAGCATTAAAGATTGCGGGACTTGAACTATCTGATATCGATTTATTTGAGTTAAACGAAGCATTTGCTTCACAATCTATTCAGGTTATTCGTGAGTTAGGAATGGATGAAGAGAAAGTAAATGTAAATGGTGGCGCAATTGCACTAGGACATCCACTAGGATGCTCTGGAGCTAAACTTACATTAACTTTATTACATGAATTGCAACGTCGTAATCAGCAATTTGGGATGGTAACGATGTGTATTGGTGGCGGAATGGGTGCTGCTGGTATTTTTGAAATGTTGTAA
- a CDS encoding YuzL family protein gives MARRQKDPSKRGVSAASVKGNAGPKFEKRSGRTQTTNQQYGADNTQGEL, from the coding sequence ATGGCAAGAAGACAAAAGGACCCATCTAAACGCGGAGTAAGTGCTGCAAGTGTAAAAGGCAATGCCGGCCCTAAGTTTGAAAAAAGAAGTGGAAGAACGCAAACTACAAATCAACAATATGGTGCTGATAATACACAGGGAGAGCTTTAA
- a CDS encoding iron ABC transporter permease — protein sequence MSKYTSVRFGKNISFLIDKKSVTIFSVLFALVIALFLISTGMGEMKIAPLTVVKVLFGYGEQMETLVVKSFRLPRIIIALLVGISLAVAGSILQGIIRNPLASPDIIGLTGGAAVAVVAFLAFFSDTNNSLTVSIKWMPVAAFIGATVVALLVYLLAWKNGVSPIRLVLIGIGISALMQAFTTLFMVMGPIYRASQANIWLTGTVYGSTWENVAVLTPIVLVLITFTIILARNLNVQELGDELATGVGSSVQKQRLILLLMATALTGSAVAFAGGIGFVGLMAPHIARKLVGSAFGALIPVAALVGALLVMLADLIGRTLFSPLEVPAGVFTAAIGAPYFIYLLYKSRNS from the coding sequence ATGAGCAAATACACATCAGTAAGATTTGGGAAAAATATTTCTTTTTTAATAGATAAAAAGTCAGTAACCATATTTTCTGTTCTTTTTGCACTAGTCATTGCATTATTTTTAATAAGCACAGGAATGGGAGAAATGAAAATTGCTCCTCTAACGGTCGTTAAGGTTCTGTTCGGTTATGGTGAACAAATGGAGACACTTGTCGTAAAATCGTTTCGTTTACCAAGAATCATCATTGCCTTATTAGTTGGGATAAGTCTTGCTGTAGCAGGAAGTATTCTACAAGGAATTATTAGAAACCCACTAGCATCGCCCGATATCATCGGTTTAACGGGTGGAGCTGCGGTAGCAGTTGTTGCTTTCTTAGCATTTTTTAGTGATACGAATAATTCTCTTACTGTAAGTATCAAATGGATGCCAGTTGCTGCATTTATAGGGGCAACAGTCGTTGCACTCTTAGTCTATCTATTGGCCTGGAAAAATGGAGTATCACCCATTCGACTTGTTTTAATAGGAATCGGTATTTCAGCTTTGATGCAAGCCTTTACAACGCTTTTTATGGTTATGGGGCCGATTTACCGTGCAAGCCAAGCAAACATTTGGCTCACAGGCACAGTGTATGGATCAACGTGGGAAAATGTGGCAGTATTAACACCTATTGTTCTTGTTTTAATAACGTTCACGATTATTTTAGCTAGAAACCTCAATGTTCAAGAGTTAGGTGATGAATTAGCCACAGGAGTTGGAAGTTCTGTTCAAAAACAAAGACTCATTCTACTTCTTATGGCTACAGCACTAACCGGAAGTGCAGTTGCATTTGCTGGAGGAATTGGATTTGTTGGGTTAATGGCACCACATATCGCCAGAAAGCTTGTTGGTTCTGCCTTCGGTGCCTTGATTCCGGTAGCTGCTCTTGTAGGTGCATTACTGGTTATGCTAGCTGATTTGATTGGAAGAACCTTGTTTTCTCCTTTAGAGGTACCGGCGGGTGTGTTCACAGCCGCAATTGGAGCACCTTATTTTATCTACCTTTTATACAAGAGTCGAAACTCATAA
- a CDS encoding YusU family protein yields the protein MEQKFVEQFEGLLEKYTELMVGENTPELKQKVQMWAMYTYIAKSMPALAKHWNETYPDAKEQLKELIGDIKKLNEEHRANMQKK from the coding sequence ATGGAACAGAAATTTGTTGAGCAATTTGAAGGACTGTTAGAGAAATACACAGAACTCATGGTTGGTGAAAATACTCCTGAGTTAAAGCAAAAAGTACAAATGTGGGCAATGTATACATATATAGCCAAATCCATGCCAGCCTTGGCTAAACACTGGAATGAAACGTATCCTGATGCAAAAGAACAATTGAAAGAACTGATAGGTGATATTAAAAAGTTAAATGAGGAACATCGAGCGAATATGCAGAAGAAATGA
- a CDS encoding ABC transporter ATP-binding protein, with protein sequence MHALETNGLSLSYGETLIIDDLHLQLPQGEITVFIGGNGCGKSTLLRSMARLLKPQQGSILLEGEAIAKLATKEVAKKLAILPQGPVAPEGLTVLQLVKQGRYPYQNWFKQWTEHDEKMVNDALEATGMKEFAERPVDSLSGGQRQRAWIAMTLAQETDVILLDEPTTYLDMTHQIEILDLLFELNEKEKRTIVMVLHDLNLACRYAHHIVAIKDKKIYAQGKPEHVINCNLVKDVFAMNCEVTIDPLFGTPLCIPHGKGRCILRKVEKVGV encoded by the coding sequence ATGCATGCTCTAGAAACGAATGGATTATCGCTTTCATATGGTGAAACTTTAATAATAGATGATTTACATCTACAACTACCTCAAGGGGAAATTACAGTATTTATTGGAGGAAATGGTTGTGGTAAATCTACACTACTTCGTTCAATGGCACGTTTACTTAAACCACAACAAGGTTCGATTCTGTTAGAGGGTGAAGCAATTGCCAAGTTAGCAACAAAAGAAGTTGCGAAGAAGTTAGCAATTTTGCCACAAGGTCCTGTAGCTCCTGAAGGGTTAACTGTTCTTCAGCTTGTAAAACAAGGCCGTTACCCTTATCAAAATTGGTTTAAGCAATGGACAGAGCATGACGAAAAAATGGTTAACGATGCACTTGAAGCAACAGGAATGAAGGAATTTGCCGAACGCCCAGTGGATTCCCTTTCTGGAGGACAAAGACAACGTGCCTGGATAGCTATGACTCTAGCTCAAGAAACGGATGTTATTTTACTAGATGAACCAACTACGTATTTAGATATGACCCATCAGATAGAAATTTTAGATTTATTATTTGAGTTGAACGAGAAAGAAAAAAGAACCATTGTTATGGTTCTGCATGACTTAAACCTTGCATGTCGATACGCCCATCACATTGTGGCAATTAAAGATAAAAAAATCTATGCTCAAGGCAAACCAGAGCATGTAATAAACTGTAATTTAGTAAAAGACGTTTTTGCGATGAACTGTGAAGTAACAATTGATCCTTTATTTGGAACACCTTTGTGTATCCCTCACGGAAAAGGAAGGTGCATTTTACGGAAGGTAGAGAAGGTAGGAGTGTAA
- a CDS encoding spore coat protein, with translation MNQQNQSPNQIKNPKTQVPKTPQMNDRDFMNDMLATEKYMTDAYCTALNEASHEALYQDLRTIFNETQDCQRELYNLMFKHGWYKLEAEDQQKVQQKHQQFYNYTTTQFPYGSNGMMQ, from the coding sequence ATGAACCAACAAAATCAAAGTCCGAATCAGATCAAGAATCCTAAGACACAGGTACCAAAAACCCCACAAATGAATGATCGAGATTTTATGAACGATATGCTAGCTACTGAGAAATACATGACAGATGCATACTGTACTGCACTGAATGAAGCTAGCCACGAAGCGTTGTATCAGGATCTCCGTACTATATTTAATGAAACACAGGATTGTCAACGTGAATTATATAATCTAATGTTTAAGCATGGTTGGTATAAACTTGAAGCAGAAGACCAACAAAAAGTTCAGCAAAAACACCAGCAGTTCTACAATTATACAACTACCCAATTCCCATATGGCTCTAACGGGATGATGCAATAA
- a CDS encoding enoyl-CoA hydratase/isomerase family protein, whose amino-acid sequence MIQSIKKAAVLGSGVMGSGIAAHLANIGIPTLLLDIVPRELTADEVKKGLTLEDKQVRNRMSNSALQKLLKQKPAPLTSKSNLALLEAGNMEDDMERLADVDWIIEVVVENLEIKKKVFARVDEVRKPGSIVSSNTSGISVEAMAEGRSEDFQKNFLGTHFFNPPRYLKLLEIIPTKNTSPDVLSFMKEFGEDVLGKGVVEAKDTPNFIANRIGTYGLLVTVQEMLKGGYSVGEVDSVTGPMIGRPKSATFRTLDVVGLDTFVHVANNVHEQVEGDEKKVFEVPAFMKTMLDKGWLGSKSGQGFFLKQGKEILELNPETLEYEPRKKLKTASTEMSKQAKKLPEKLQTLVYADDRAGQLLWNITSPALLYSANLLGEIADDILAIDQAMKWGFGWELGPFEVWDAIGLENSVNKLEAQGAVIPAWIKEMIASGHTSFYKNENGSRFFYNNGEYKLIVENPKNINLKSIKEKNGVIKKNSGASLIDIGDGVALLEFHSQSNAIGLDIVQMINFAIEEVNRNFKGLVIGNQGKNFCVGANLAMMLMEAQDDNIFELDMVIRQFQKAMMNIKYSPKPVVAAPFGMTLGGGAEVCLPAAHIQASSETYMGLVEVGVGLLPGGGGNKELYIKHLEDIPNGVEFNLQNVANKVFESIAMAKVSTSAHEARENNFLNNADGVSFNGDHLIYDAKQAVLRLHESGYHAPVRKKVPVVGETGYATLLLGAQTMLYSGYISEHDLKIAKKVAYVIAGGRVPFGTEVDEQYLLDLEREAFLSLIAEPKSQQRMQHMLVKGKPLRN is encoded by the coding sequence ATGATCCAAAGTATTAAAAAGGCAGCAGTTCTTGGTTCAGGAGTGATGGGATCAGGTATCGCGGCACACTTAGCGAACATTGGGATACCAACTTTATTATTAGATATCGTTCCACGTGAACTAACAGCAGACGAGGTTAAGAAAGGGCTTACATTAGAGGATAAGCAGGTTCGTAACCGCATGAGTAACAGTGCTCTACAGAAACTTCTAAAACAAAAACCAGCACCACTAACATCTAAATCAAACCTTGCATTACTTGAAGCAGGGAATATGGAAGACGATATGGAGCGATTAGCTGACGTTGACTGGATTATTGAAGTTGTTGTTGAAAATCTTGAAATTAAGAAAAAAGTTTTTGCACGAGTTGATGAAGTAAGAAAGCCAGGAAGTATTGTTAGCTCAAATACTTCGGGAATTTCAGTTGAAGCAATGGCGGAGGGACGTTCAGAGGATTTCCAAAAGAACTTCTTAGGAACTCACTTCTTTAACCCACCACGCTATTTAAAACTATTAGAAATTATACCTACTAAGAATACAAGTCCGGATGTTCTTTCTTTTATGAAAGAGTTTGGTGAAGATGTTCTAGGCAAAGGTGTTGTAGAGGCGAAAGATACTCCAAACTTTATAGCAAACCGTATCGGTACATACGGACTTCTTGTAACCGTACAAGAAATGCTTAAAGGCGGATATAGTGTTGGAGAAGTTGATTCTGTCACAGGTCCAATGATTGGGCGCCCGAAAAGTGCAACATTCCGTACACTTGATGTAGTAGGGTTAGATACTTTCGTTCATGTTGCCAACAATGTTCATGAACAAGTTGAAGGTGATGAAAAAAAGGTATTTGAAGTTCCAGCTTTCATGAAAACTATGCTAGATAAAGGCTGGTTAGGTAGTAAATCAGGTCAGGGATTCTTCCTTAAACAAGGTAAAGAAATTTTAGAATTAAACCCTGAAACCTTAGAGTATGAGCCTAGAAAGAAATTAAAAACAGCTTCTACAGAAATGAGCAAGCAAGCGAAGAAGTTACCAGAAAAATTACAAACACTTGTATATGCTGATGATCGTGCTGGTCAGCTACTATGGAATATCACAAGTCCAGCATTATTGTATTCTGCAAACTTACTAGGTGAAATTGCCGATGATATTCTTGCAATTGACCAAGCAATGAAATGGGGCTTTGGTTGGGAACTTGGACCATTTGAAGTTTGGGATGCAATTGGCTTAGAAAACTCTGTAAATAAGTTAGAAGCACAAGGTGCAGTGATTCCTGCATGGATTAAAGAAATGATTGCTAGTGGTCATACTAGTTTTTATAAAAATGAAAACGGTTCACGTTTCTTCTATAACAATGGTGAATATAAACTAATTGTAGAAAATCCTAAGAATATTAATCTAAAAAGCATCAAAGAAAAGAATGGTGTTATTAAAAAGAACAGTGGTGCTAGTTTAATAGATATCGGTGATGGAGTTGCATTACTTGAATTCCACTCACAAAGTAATGCGATTGGATTAGACATCGTTCAAATGATTAACTTTGCAATTGAAGAAGTTAACCGCAATTTTAAAGGTCTTGTTATCGGTAATCAAGGTAAAAACTTCTGTGTAGGTGCAAACCTTGCGATGATGCTTATGGAAGCTCAAGATGATAATATCTTTGAACTAGATATGGTTATACGCCAATTCCAAAAAGCAATGATGAATATCAAATATAGTCCGAAACCAGTTGTAGCTGCTCCATTTGGAATGACACTCGGTGGCGGAGCTGAAGTTTGTTTACCAGCTGCTCACATACAAGCTTCAAGTGAAACATATATGGGCTTAGTTGAAGTAGGTGTCGGATTACTACCTGGTGGTGGAGGCAATAAAGAGCTTTATATTAAGCATCTTGAGGATATCCCGAACGGTGTAGAATTTAACCTTCAAAATGTAGCTAACAAAGTGTTTGAATCAATTGCTATGGCGAAAGTTTCAACATCTGCACATGAAGCACGTGAAAATAACTTCTTAAATAATGCTGATGGTGTAAGTTTTAATGGAGATCACCTAATCTATGATGCAAAACAAGCAGTATTAAGATTACATGAAAGTGGCTATCATGCACCGGTTCGTAAAAAGGTGCCAGTTGTTGGTGAAACAGGATATGCGACTCTTCTACTAGGTGCTCAAACGATGCTATACTCCGGCTACATTTCTGAGCATGATTTGAAAATCGCTAAAAAGGTAGCATATGTGATTGCAGGTGGTAGAGTACCATTTGGCACAGAAGTTGATGAGCAGTACTTATTAGATTTAGAGAGAGAAGCATTCCTGAGCTTAATCGCTGAACCGAAGTCACAACAAAGAATGCAGCATATGCTCGTAAAAGGAAAACCACTACGTAACTAA
- a CDS encoding proline dehydrogenase — protein sequence MEQLMRNFFLFLSKNKMLTKLAKKYGLRFGAARFVAGETIKLAVNAIKGLNQKNLSVTIDYLGEFVDNEAEANEMADNSIEAIKAIGREKLDSQLSLKMTSMGLDISDKVVLHNMRRILEAAKENGVFVTIDMEDYSRCQKTLDIFKQLKSEYDNIGTVIQAYLYRTVQDMEDLNQYNPNLRLVKGAYKESPEVAFPDKKDVDDNFKKIIKMHLLNGNYTAVATHDDAMIEYTKEVVKEHGIPNDQFEFQMLYGIRPERQEELVKEGYKMRVYVPYGNDWYGYFMRRLAERPANVAFVLKGILKK from the coding sequence ATGGAACAACTAATGCGTAATTTCTTCTTGTTCCTGTCAAAAAATAAAATGCTAACTAAGTTAGCGAAGAAGTATGGTTTGCGTTTTGGTGCTGCTCGTTTTGTTGCCGGAGAAACTATCAAACTAGCAGTAAATGCCATTAAAGGATTAAACCAAAAGAACCTATCTGTAACGATCGACTACCTTGGGGAATTTGTTGATAATGAAGCAGAAGCAAATGAAATGGCTGATAACTCAATTGAAGCCATTAAAGCAATTGGGAGAGAGAAGTTAGACTCTCAACTATCATTAAAAATGACTTCAATGGGCTTAGATATTTCAGATAAAGTTGTTTTGCACAATATGCGCCGTATTTTAGAGGCTGCCAAGGAAAATGGTGTGTTTGTAACCATTGACATGGAAGACTATTCACGTTGTCAAAAGACACTTGATATCTTCAAACAGCTAAAGTCAGAATACGATAACATTGGTACAGTAATCCAGGCATATTTATATAGAACCGTTCAAGATATGGAGGATTTGAACCAGTATAACCCAAACCTTCGTCTTGTGAAAGGGGCTTATAAAGAGTCACCGGAAGTGGCATTTCCTGATAAAAAGGATGTAGATGATAATTTTAAAAAGATTATTAAAATGCACCTTTTAAACGGAAATTACACAGCTGTAGCAACACATGATGATGCTATGATCGAGTATACAAAAGAGGTTGTTAAAGAACACGGTATTCCAAACGACCAATTTGAGTTCCAAATGCTTTATGGGATCCGTCCAGAAAGACAAGAGGAATTGGTTAAAGAGGGATACAAAATGCGCGTTTACGTGCCTTATGGTAACGACTGGTATGGCTACTTCATGCGTAGATTAGCTGAAAGACCTGCAAACGTTGCGTTTGTTTTAAAAGGTATATTAAAGAAATAA
- a CDS encoding acyl-CoA dehydrogenase family protein — MTKATDSLIKGGAFLIEDIEAERIFTPEDFTEEHKLMGKTTEEFVVNEVLPVIEDIEEHDFEKSVALLKQAGELGLLAVDVPEEYGGLGLDKISSSVITEKFSRAGSFSLSYGAHVGIGSLPIVLFGNEEQKQKYLPGLASGEKLAAYALTEPGSGSDALGAKTTAKLNAEGTHYVLNGEKQWITNAGFADVFVVYAKVDGEHFSAFIVEREFTGVSTGPEEKKMGIKGSSTRTLILEDVLVPKENLLGELGKGHVIAFNILNIGRYKLAVGTIGGSKRMVDVAVQYANQRQQFKTPISKFSLIQEKLANMATKTYAVESSVYRTVGLYEDRQGKLTDEQLKDGKSVAEAIAEYAIECSLNKVFASEVLDYTVDEAVQIHGGYGFMAEYEVEKAYRNSRINRIFEGTNEINRLLVPGTYVRKAMKGELPLFQKAMALQEELMMLMPEEVGDGVLEQEKYLVRNAKKIGLLIAGLAAQKFGKALEKEQEILANIADIISNVYAMESALLRTEKAINKTGLEKNNQKVLYTQVFCQEAFNEIEAHAKETLIAAETGDTLRMMLSALRKFTRYTPINVIAKKREIAASIIDAERYTV, encoded by the coding sequence ATGACAAAAGCAACAGATAGCTTGATTAAGGGTGGAGCATTTTTAATCGAAGATATAGAAGCTGAACGTATTTTTACACCTGAGGATTTTACTGAAGAACATAAATTAATGGGAAAAACGACAGAAGAATTTGTAGTAAACGAAGTTTTACCAGTAATTGAAGATATTGAAGAGCATGATTTTGAAAAATCAGTTGCCTTATTAAAACAAGCGGGTGAACTTGGTTTATTAGCTGTAGATGTACCTGAAGAGTATGGCGGATTAGGTCTTGATAAAATCAGCTCATCAGTAATTACTGAGAAGTTCTCAAGAGCAGGGAGTTTCTCATTATCTTATGGTGCACATGTAGGTATCGGTTCTTTACCTATCGTACTATTCGGTAACGAAGAACAAAAACAAAAATACCTTCCAGGTTTAGCTAGTGGAGAAAAATTGGCTGCTTATGCCCTAACAGAGCCAGGTTCAGGATCAGATGCACTAGGTGCTAAAACAACTGCTAAATTAAATGCGGAAGGTACTCATTATGTATTAAATGGTGAAAAACAATGGATTACAAATGCTGGATTTGCTGATGTATTTGTTGTTTACGCTAAAGTAGATGGAGAGCATTTCTCAGCATTTATCGTAGAGCGTGAGTTCACTGGAGTATCTACAGGCCCAGAAGAAAAGAAAATGGGTATTAAAGGTTCTTCAACTCGTACATTAATTCTTGAAGATGTACTTGTGCCAAAAGAAAATCTACTTGGCGAACTTGGTAAAGGACATGTAATTGCATTTAACATCTTAAATATCGGTCGTTACAAATTAGCAGTTGGAACAATTGGTGGATCTAAGCGTATGGTTGATGTGGCTGTACAATACGCAAATCAACGTCAACAATTCAAAACACCAATATCAAAGTTCTCTCTAATACAAGAAAAATTAGCGAACATGGCTACTAAGACATATGCAGTTGAGAGCTCTGTTTACCGTACAGTAGGACTATATGAAGACCGCCAAGGTAAGCTAACTGACGAACAATTAAAAGATGGGAAGTCTGTAGCTGAAGCTATTGCAGAATATGCAATTGAGTGTTCATTAAATAAAGTATTTGCTTCAGAAGTACTTGACTATACAGTTGATGAAGCTGTACAAATCCACGGTGGATATGGATTCATGGCTGAATATGAAGTTGAAAAAGCTTATAGAAACTCTCGTATTAACAGAATCTTTGAAGGAACAAATGAAATCAACCGTTTATTAGTACCAGGCACATATGTACGTAAAGCAATGAAAGGTGAACTTCCACTATTCCAAAAGGCAATGGCTCTTCAAGAAGAATTGATGATGCTTATGCCTGAAGAAGTAGGCGATGGTGTTCTTGAGCAAGAAAAATATCTAGTACGTAATGCAAAGAAAATTGGTTTACTAATTGCTGGTCTAGCTGCTCAGAAATTTGGTAAAGCATTAGAAAAAGAACAAGAAATTCTTGCTAATATTGCTGACATTATCAGTAATGTATATGCAATGGAATCTGCTCTTCTACGTACGGAGAAAGCTATTAACAAAACGGGCCTTGAAAAGAATAACCAAAAGGTTCTTTATACGCAGGTATTCTGCCAAGAAGCATTTAATGAAATTGAGGCACATGCTAAAGAAACTCTTATTGCTGCTGAAACAGGAGATACTTTACGCATGATGTTATCAGCACTTCGCAAATTCACTCGTTACACTCCAATTAATGTAATTGCGAAGAAACGTGAAATTGCTGCTTCAATTATTGATGCAGAGCGTTACACAGTGTAA
- a CDS encoding iron ABC transporter permease, translated as MILKTTQSRVLGLLIGFLLLLISMCLSIVYGYANTTWKIALDAFTQFDGSNEHIIIQSVRLPRALIAAAVGASLAIAGALMQALTKNPLASPGIFGVNAGAGFFIVVAVSFFSITSLQAFAWIAFLGAAVAAFLVYFIGALGREGLTPMKLTLAGSAMAAMFASFTQGLLVIDEMALEQVLFWLAGSVAGRKLELLWSVLPYLAVAWVISIVMANKINVLTMGEDVAKGLGQRTGTVKLLAAVAIILLAGGSVAVAGPIGFIGIVVPHIARSLVGIDHRWIIPYCAFLGGILLVIADIGARYVVMPEEVPVGVMTAIIGTPFFIYIARRGFHKS; from the coding sequence ATGATATTAAAGACAACACAATCAAGAGTGCTTGGTCTATTAATTGGTTTTTTGCTTCTACTGATAAGCATGTGTCTAAGTATTGTTTATGGTTATGCAAATACAACATGGAAAATCGCATTGGATGCATTTACCCAATTTGATGGATCAAATGAACATATTATTATTCAATCCGTTCGCTTACCCCGCGCATTAATTGCTGCTGCTGTTGGTGCAAGCCTAGCGATAGCGGGAGCTTTGATGCAGGCATTAACTAAAAATCCATTAGCTTCTCCTGGAATTTTTGGTGTTAATGCAGGTGCAGGATTTTTTATTGTAGTTGCTGTTTCATTTTTTTCAATAACATCACTACAGGCTTTTGCATGGATTGCATTTTTAGGTGCAGCGGTAGCAGCTTTCTTGGTTTACTTTATAGGTGCATTAGGTAGAGAGGGTCTTACACCAATGAAATTGACTCTTGCTGGTTCAGCCATGGCAGCAATGTTTGCTTCTTTTACACAAGGTCTTTTAGTTATTGATGAAATGGCACTCGAACAAGTGTTGTTTTGGTTAGCAGGATCGGTTGCTGGTAGGAAGCTAGAGTTGTTATGGAGTGTCCTTCCTTATTTAGCAGTTGCTTGGGTTATTTCCATAGTAATGGCAAATAAAATTAATGTTCTAACCATGGGTGAGGATGTTGCGAAGGGGTTAGGGCAACGAACGGGGACAGTTAAGCTATTGGCTGCAGTGGCTATAATTCTATTAGCAGGAGGCTCTGTCGCTGTTGCAGGTCCAATTGGCTTTATTGGAATCGTTGTTCCACATATAGCTCGTTCACTTGTTGGAATTGATCATCGTTGGATCATCCCTTATTGTGCTTTCTTAGGTGGAATATTGCTAGTAATAGCTGATATTGGAGCTCGCTATGTTGTCATGCCAGAGGAAGTACCTGTTGGTGTTATGACGGCAATCATTGGGACTCCATTCTTCATCTATATTGCTCGTAGGGGGTTTCATAAATCATGA